The following are encoded in a window of Oncorhynchus kisutch isolate 150728-3 unplaced genomic scaffold, Okis_V2 scaffold2138, whole genome shotgun sequence genomic DNA:
- the LOC116369296 gene encoding L-rhamnose-binding lectin CSL3-like isoform X2, which yields MCILRLTVVTSISITCEGSDALLQCDGGKIHIKRANYGRRQHDVCSIGRPDNQLTDTNCLSQSSTSKMAERCGGKSECIVPASNFVFGDPCVGTYKYLDTKYSCVQQQETISSIICEGSDSQLLCDRGEIRIQRANYGRRQHDVCSIGHPHQQLKNTNCLSQSTTSKMAERCDGKRQCIVKVSNSVFGDPCVGTYKYLDVAYTCD from the exons ATGTGCATTTTGAGACTGACGGTGGTCACAT CAATCAGCATCACGTGTGAAGGCTCTGATGCTTTACTGCAATGTG aTGGAGGTAAGATCCATATCAAGCGTGCGAACTACGGTCGTCGTCAACACGATGTTTGTTCTATTGGGCGCCCTGATAACCAACTCACCGACACCAACTGCCTCAGCCAATCCTCCACCAGCAAGATGGCAGAAAG ATGCGGTGGGAAGAGCGAGTGTATTGTCCCTGCATCCAATTTCGTTTTTGGAGACCCCTGTGTCGGGACTTATAAGTACCTGGACACCAAATACTCCTGTGTCCAACAGCAAGAAACAA TAAGCAGCATCATATGTGAAGGCTCTGATTCTCAACTACTATGTG ATCGAGGTGAGATCCGTATTCAGCGTGCCAACTATGGTCGTCGTCAACACGATGTGTGTTCCATTGGGCACCCACATCAACAACTCAAAAACACCAACTGCCTCAGCCAATCCACCACCAGCAAAATGGCAGAAAG GTGTGATGGAAAGCGCCAGTGTATCGTCAAGGTATCCAACTCTGTGTTCGGTGACCCCTGTGTCGGAACCTATAAGTACTTGGATGTGGCTTACACCTGTGACTGA
- the LOC116369296 gene encoding L-rhamnose-binding lectin CSL3-like isoform X1 encodes MCILRLTVVTLLATACCTLTDGAISITCEGSDALLQCDGGKIHIKRANYGRRQHDVCSIGRPDNQLTDTNCLSQSSTSKMAERCGGKSECIVPASNFVFGDPCVGTYKYLDTKYSCVQQQETISSIICEGSDSQLLCDRGEIRIQRANYGRRQHDVCSIGHPHQQLKNTNCLSQSTTSKMAERCDGKRQCIVKVSNSVFGDPCVGTYKYLDVAYTCD; translated from the exons ATGTGCATTTTGAGACTGACGGTGGTCACAT TGCTGGCTACAGCTTGCTGCACACTAACAGAtggag CAATCAGCATCACGTGTGAAGGCTCTGATGCTTTACTGCAATGTG aTGGAGGTAAGATCCATATCAAGCGTGCGAACTACGGTCGTCGTCAACACGATGTTTGTTCTATTGGGCGCCCTGATAACCAACTCACCGACACCAACTGCCTCAGCCAATCCTCCACCAGCAAGATGGCAGAAAG ATGCGGTGGGAAGAGCGAGTGTATTGTCCCTGCATCCAATTTCGTTTTTGGAGACCCCTGTGTCGGGACTTATAAGTACCTGGACACCAAATACTCCTGTGTCCAACAGCAAGAAACAA TAAGCAGCATCATATGTGAAGGCTCTGATTCTCAACTACTATGTG ATCGAGGTGAGATCCGTATTCAGCGTGCCAACTATGGTCGTCGTCAACACGATGTGTGTTCCATTGGGCACCCACATCAACAACTCAAAAACACCAACTGCCTCAGCCAATCCACCACCAGCAAAATGGCAGAAAG GTGTGATGGAAAGCGCCAGTGTATCGTCAAGGTATCCAACTCTGTGTTCGGTGACCCCTGTGTCGGAACCTATAAGTACTTGGATGTGGCTTACACCTGTGACTGA